From one Flavobacteriales bacterium genomic stretch:
- a CDS encoding undecaprenyl/decaprenyl-phosphate alpha-N-acetylglucosaminyl 1-phosphate transferase — protein MNPHQQILVFSALTAFTVVLLTMPSLIKVARMKHLVDEPGENRKLHQRSVPTIGGIIIFAAIIFSYALWFPRGEVLGLNDAGYRVLYDLMVAAYSDFKHVIAAMVLLFFIGVKDDIIGFSPVKKLLGHMIVGYILVVMAGIRITDMHGVLGFYELPASVSIAFSFFVYVVVVNAMNLIDGVDGLAGGVGLIAALAYGTWLYLAGDVALALLAFVLAGALAAFLVFNLHPARVFMGDSGSLIIGAILAVLAMKVVDHDTAKLPLKLQQLPTPIFAMSVLAYPLVDTLRVFVVRMARGNSPFAADRNHIHHRLLALGLGHRGTTLAIYLYALAILALSLVTRKWHPNIGLMVLGVTALALALLPFAWPKPNKA, from the coding sequence GTGAACCCCCATCAGCAGATCCTGGTCTTCAGCGCGCTCACCGCTTTCACGGTGGTGCTGCTCACCATGCCCTCGCTGATCAAGGTGGCGCGCATGAAGCACCTGGTGGACGAGCCTGGCGAGAACCGCAAGCTTCATCAACGCAGCGTGCCCACCATCGGGGGCATCATCATCTTCGCCGCCATCATCTTCAGCTACGCGCTCTGGTTCCCGCGCGGAGAGGTGCTGGGGCTCAACGATGCGGGGTACCGGGTGCTCTATGATCTGATGGTCGCCGCGTACAGCGACTTCAAGCATGTGATCGCGGCCATGGTGCTGCTCTTCTTCATCGGGGTGAAGGATGACATCATCGGCTTCTCCCCTGTGAAGAAGCTGTTAGGCCACATGATCGTTGGCTACATCCTGGTGGTCATGGCCGGCATCCGGATCACGGACATGCACGGCGTTCTCGGCTTCTATGAGCTTCCCGCCTCGGTGAGCATCGCCTTCTCCTTCTTCGTGTACGTGGTGGTCGTGAACGCCATGAACCTGATCGACGGCGTTGACGGATTAGCCGGCGGCGTGGGTCTGATCGCAGCGTTGGCCTATGGAACGTGGCTCTACCTCGCCGGTGATGTAGCCTTGGCGCTCCTGGCCTTCGTGCTCGCCGGTGCGCTGGCCGCCTTCCTCGTCTTCAACCTGCACCCTGCGCGCGTGTTCATGGGAGACAGCGGATCGCTGATCATCGGCGCCATCCTGGCCGTACTGGCCATGAAGGTGGTTGACCACGACACGGCCAAGCTTCCGCTGAAGCTGCAGCAATTGCCCACCCCGATCTTCGCCATGAGCGTCCTCGCCTATCCATTGGTGGACACCTTGCGCGTATTCGTGGTGCGCATGGCCCGCGGCAATTCTCCGTTCGCCGCCGACCGAAACCATATCCACCACCGCCTGCTCGCCCTGGGCCTGGGCCATCGCGGCACCACGCTCGCCATCTACCTGTATGCACTGGCGATCCTCGCCCTCAGCCTGGTCACGCGCAAATGGCACCCGAACATCGGCCTCATGGTGCTGGGCGTAACAGCCCTTGCGCTGGCACTGCTGCCATTCGCCTGGCCCAAGCCGAACAAGGCATGA